One window of the Hyalangium minutum genome contains the following:
- a CDS encoding SDR family oxidoreductase, with the protein MRPAVVVTGISGNLGRALAKQLHKTERIIGIDRRPFVGRPKDVEMYQLDLRKKKAEDVFRKNEVGAVIHMGIMHDPRMSEEEHHSFNVVGTTRLLEYCAKYGVKKVVVLSSANVYGPSPDNSNFLTEDAPLMAASRFSGVRDLIEVDMLAHGFFWRHPDINTVILRPVHIVGPTIKNAPSNYFRLRRPWTLAGFDPMVQLIHVDDVSRAMMEALRPELKGVYNVTGPGEVPLSTVHRELGHTAIPVPHPVARPLLGLLFKYRLASFPPPELDHIQFLCNVDGSRWLKEAGWKPRYSMRETIRSVLGE; encoded by the coding sequence ATGAGACCGGCCGTCGTCGTCACAGGCATCAGCGGCAACCTGGGCCGCGCGCTCGCCAAGCAGCTCCACAAGACCGAGCGCATCATCGGCATCGACCGGCGCCCCTTCGTGGGCCGGCCGAAGGACGTCGAGATGTATCAGCTCGACCTCCGTAAGAAGAAGGCGGAGGACGTCTTCCGGAAGAACGAGGTCGGCGCCGTCATCCACATGGGCATCATGCACGACCCGCGCATGAGCGAGGAGGAGCACCACTCCTTCAATGTGGTGGGCACCACGCGCCTGCTCGAGTACTGCGCCAAGTACGGCGTGAAGAAGGTGGTCGTCCTCTCCTCGGCCAACGTCTACGGCCCCAGCCCGGACAACTCCAACTTCCTCACGGAAGACGCGCCGCTCATGGCCGCCAGCCGCTTCTCCGGCGTGAGAGATCTCATCGAAGTGGACATGCTCGCCCACGGCTTCTTCTGGCGGCACCCGGACATCAACACCGTCATCCTCCGCCCCGTCCACATCGTCGGGCCCACCATCAAGAACGCTCCCTCCAACTACTTTCGGCTGCGCCGCCCGTGGACGCTGGCGGGGTTCGACCCCATGGTGCAGCTCATCCACGTGGACGACGTGTCGCGCGCCATGATGGAGGCCCTCCGCCCCGAGCTGAAGGGCGTCTACAACGTCACCGGCCCCGGCGAGGTGCCGCTGTCCACCGTGCACCGCGAGCTGGGCCATACCGCCATCCCCGTGCCGCACCCCGTCGCCCGGCCGCTGCTCGGCCTGCTCTTCAAGTACCGGCTGGCCAGCTTTCCGCCCCCCGAGCTGGACCACATCCAGTTCCTCTGCAACGTGGACGGCTCTCGCTGGCTGAAGGAGGCCGGCTGGAAGCCCCGCTACTCCATGCGCGAGACCATCCGGTCCGTGCTCGGCGAGTAG
- a CDS encoding esterase/lipase family protein, whose product MRFQVLLLLGWLAGGCATGPSVRAPTHTSQASSPLPVLLVHGLHDTPLGLEPMKQYLEQAGWPVVRVAALEPNNGSLSVPDMAQQVGQAAEALRAETGAARIDVVAFSMGALVTRFWLQMEGGKEEVRRFVSISGPQAGTMMAYVHPGLGVKQMRPRSPLLRALNRNPHPFGKVEVHTFWTPLDMIVVPATSARLPGAHDRTFFVLLHHWMRDDSRVLEAVADVLRAPETPR is encoded by the coding sequence ATGCGTTTCCAGGTGCTGCTGCTGCTGGGGTGGCTCGCCGGAGGGTGTGCGACGGGGCCCTCGGTGCGCGCTCCCACCCACACGTCCCAGGCGTCGTCCCCGCTGCCGGTGCTGCTCGTCCACGGCCTCCACGACACCCCACTCGGCCTGGAGCCGATGAAGCAGTACCTGGAGCAGGCCGGCTGGCCCGTGGTGCGGGTGGCCGCGCTGGAGCCCAATAACGGAAGCCTGAGCGTGCCGGACATGGCCCAGCAGGTAGGACAGGCGGCCGAGGCCCTGCGTGCGGAGACGGGGGCTGCTCGAATCGACGTGGTGGCGTTCAGCATGGGGGCGCTGGTGACGCGCTTCTGGCTGCAGATGGAGGGCGGCAAGGAGGAGGTGCGCCGCTTCGTCTCCATCTCCGGGCCCCAGGCGGGGACGATGATGGCCTACGTGCACCCGGGGCTGGGGGTGAAGCAGATGCGGCCGAGGAGCCCGCTCCTGCGGGCGCTCAACCGGAACCCCCACCCTTTCGGCAAAGTGGAGGTTCATACCTTCTGGACGCCGCTGGACATGATTGTCGTCCCGGCCACCAGCGCGCGGCTGCCTGGCGCCCACGACCGCACCTTCTTCGTGCTCCTGCATCACTGGATGCGCGATGACTCCCGTGTGCTCGAAGCGGTGGCGGACGTGCTCAGGGCGCCGGAGACGCCGCGCTGA
- a CDS encoding protoporphyrinogen/coproporphyrinogen oxidase, giving the protein MEPTIILGAGLAGLSAAHFLQRPWHLIEKTDRAGGLIKTEVIDGCYFDPTGHWLHLRDPEIRERVNTLWLPGQLVSIQRKAGIFSRGVFTRFPYQVNTHGLPPEVVAENLMGFVEALYGEKGRELRERDPRNFEEFILRYMGEGFAKNFMVPYNQKLWTVHPRELSAAWVGRFVPRPTLKEVVDGALGVGSDALGYNASFLYPREGGIESLARAMLRHLKGGEVSVRTEPTAIDWKARKVVLSDGRTLGYSELLSTVSLPHLVGLLARGASGVPDEVRAAAGRLRATTVTYVCVAARGKNRQPWHWIYLPELEFKTYRIGSPSAVYAPLAPPDTSTFYVEYSHHGELSPAQCEQHAVADLVRSQMIHSADEVLFARAREIPHAYVLYDEAYGPAKAEILRFLEHARILTAGRYGQWEYSSMEDAILGGRASARVLNAR; this is encoded by the coding sequence ATGGAGCCCACCATCATCCTGGGAGCGGGGCTGGCGGGCCTGTCCGCCGCCCACTTTCTGCAGCGCCCCTGGCATCTGATCGAGAAGACGGACCGGGCCGGAGGCCTGATCAAGACCGAGGTCATCGACGGGTGCTACTTCGACCCGACCGGGCACTGGCTGCACCTCCGGGATCCCGAAATCCGGGAACGGGTGAATACCCTGTGGCTGCCTGGCCAGCTGGTGAGCATCCAGCGCAAGGCGGGCATCTTCTCGCGGGGCGTCTTCACCCGCTTCCCGTACCAGGTGAACACCCACGGGCTGCCGCCGGAGGTGGTGGCCGAGAACCTGATGGGCTTCGTGGAGGCTCTCTATGGAGAGAAGGGCCGCGAGCTGCGCGAGCGCGATCCCCGCAACTTCGAGGAGTTCATCCTCCGCTACATGGGCGAGGGCTTCGCGAAGAACTTCATGGTGCCCTACAACCAGAAGCTCTGGACGGTGCACCCCCGGGAGCTGTCGGCGGCGTGGGTGGGGCGCTTCGTGCCTCGGCCCACGCTCAAGGAAGTGGTGGATGGGGCGCTCGGCGTGGGCAGTGATGCGCTCGGCTACAACGCCTCGTTCCTCTACCCGCGCGAGGGCGGCATCGAGAGCCTGGCCCGCGCCATGCTCCGCCACCTCAAGGGCGGCGAGGTGAGCGTCCGCACCGAGCCCACCGCCATCGACTGGAAGGCTCGGAAGGTGGTGCTCTCGGATGGGCGGACGCTCGGCTATTCGGAGCTGCTCTCGACCGTGTCCCTGCCGCACCTGGTGGGGCTGCTGGCCCGAGGCGCCTCCGGGGTTCCGGACGAGGTCCGTGCCGCCGCGGGCCGCCTGCGCGCCACCACCGTTACTTATGTCTGCGTGGCGGCCCGAGGGAAGAACCGCCAGCCCTGGCACTGGATCTATCTGCCGGAGTTGGAGTTCAAGACGTACCGCATTGGCTCGCCGTCCGCCGTGTATGCGCCGCTGGCGCCTCCGGACACCTCCACCTTCTATGTGGAGTACAGCCACCACGGCGAGCTGTCCCCCGCCCAGTGCGAGCAGCACGCGGTGGCGGATCTGGTTCGCTCGCAGATGATCCACTCGGCGGACGAGGTGCTCTTCGCCCGGGCCCGGGAGATTCCCCACGCGTACGTCCTCTATGACGAGGCGTATGGCCCGGCGAAGGCGGAGATCCTCCGCTTCCTGGAGCACGCCCGCATCCTGACGGCGGGTCGCTACGGGCAGTGGGAGTACTCCTCCATGGAGGACGCCATCCTGGGCGGCCGGGCCAGTGCTCGCGTGCTCAACGCACGCTGA
- a CDS encoding tetratricopeptide repeat protein — translation MKVSCPTCQTNYNIDDKRIPPGGAKLKCAKCQNTFPIRPPSEGMPTPVAIPLPGAAATPSSAAIPLPGAAAPQSAAIPLPGTAAPQSAAIPLPGAAAPQSAAIPLPGAAAPQSAAIPLPGAAAPAAEPFGAPPSGGSDYSWDENESTRVVALSSLPQAAFRDPPPAQQPPAPDYSTQEVPGTARDFDFSNEQSADPFGQAPDAGGQADPFGSYDPNAAAIPLPGTAAPQQDYALPQAQDAFALDGPAGDPNDPFALPPPPASPDAQSDYQLSAPPQEDPFALPPPPSGAEQDPFALPPPPSGAEQDLFALPPPGDPQMDAAPPSSTAFTLPEAQDPSLEMAPPHAFAFPPPSEPAPSEPDPFAVDLSDPLPPPPEPDLGLDFNAPPAPAAAAAPAPASAPVNIGTDFGDIGFGDPLPPAGPPAADSLEFDPTAPSGPAPGDDLEVDLSAPLPPPPAAGTTDGLEMLSFIDDAAKDSTAKAGAKAKRFHVRRRSGKVFGPFEEGVIVKMLEEGQLLGNEDVSTDSDNWTPIGTVASFAAAIQKLMEGPASKTGLPAVAPSGEPAKAEQAAPAASPAANLDRVAQLYEGRMANIAVVDRSGAYEKWRKRMPMLIGSGAALLVLMIGGSFGFTKYGVFGHRKLFPPTVKEGSPAAAEVAKARTALTQDTFVSYREARDLTARVLATKEYPEVRATWCQAIYYLQRRYAAADTKDFSRCQESREALELLGIKNVEVVKAFAGYALTRRQADEMLETLKDAYSREANAQDLELAFLLAETQALKRQDKEATATLNKILQIDKNSAKAQHMLGNLHRDAGRAEEAVKAYEAALLADPAHVISAVELAAVELLLVKGDPAKGLEAVEKALDEKALATLGPAEIARAKSLKGVALAGQFKFKEAEAELKDAMEKDPSSSFIKAQLARALRANRDYARALPLYEALAKEDPSTIEYTEGYISSLLTLGKMADAVKAVKAANERFTNDARIALLFARIDDARDQTTDAEGHYQRALKADPKLFEANLYLGRFYLRLRRNAEARAQLEQAAQKAPEDAGVRAGMGELALTENKLDVAQQEFEKSAQLNPSLAEAYLGLSRVALLNGELEKANQNSSKALELDPYLLKDGRLQRGTVLWRLGKLDDAVAELEKAKEEDPRSVSIPITLGAVLYEKADYPNAEKNLSLALTREPSNHEALYYLARVKTKRSEYSGAIEQMKLAVDKAPSRPDYHYALGEIYKKDERFAEAIEEWKKTLELDPKNADAYEALGHVYLETGKIEDAIKSLEQALVVDPKRKRVLGGIGDAIFSAGRWDEAIRRYEKALKEAPELTYVFYKIGRCWSEKEQHGKAIDWYKKAIAAEPKNPDAYYYLGFSYKDRFKKKDAAAAFRKYLELKPTAEDKNEIEDEIAALE, via the coding sequence ATGAAAGTCTCGTGCCCGACTTGCCAGACGAACTACAACATCGATGACAAGCGGATCCCGCCTGGTGGCGCGAAGCTGAAGTGCGCCAAGTGCCAGAACACCTTCCCCATCCGTCCGCCCTCGGAGGGCATGCCGACTCCGGTCGCCATCCCGCTGCCGGGCGCCGCTGCCACGCCCTCGTCCGCTGCCATTCCGCTGCCGGGTGCCGCCGCGCCTCAGTCCGCCGCCATCCCCCTGCCGGGGACCGCCGCGCCTCAGTCCGCCGCCATTCCGCTGCCGGGTGCTGCTGCGCCTCAGTCCGCCGCCATCCCCCTGCCGGGTGCCGCTGCGCCTCAGTCCGCCGCCATCCCCCTGCCGGGTGCCGCCGCTCCCGCAGCCGAGCCGTTCGGAGCCCCCCCGTCCGGTGGGAGCGACTACTCGTGGGATGAGAACGAGTCCACCCGCGTTGTCGCCCTGTCCTCTCTGCCGCAGGCTGCGTTCCGGGATCCTCCGCCGGCGCAGCAGCCGCCCGCGCCTGACTACAGCACGCAGGAGGTGCCCGGCACCGCGCGGGACTTCGACTTCTCCAACGAGCAGTCTGCGGATCCCTTCGGCCAGGCTCCGGACGCTGGGGGACAGGCCGACCCGTTCGGCAGCTACGACCCGAACGCCGCCGCCATCCCGCTGCCGGGCACTGCCGCTCCCCAGCAGGACTACGCGCTTCCGCAGGCCCAGGACGCCTTCGCGTTGGATGGCCCCGCCGGGGATCCGAATGATCCCTTTGCCCTGCCGCCTCCGCCCGCCAGTCCCGACGCGCAGTCCGACTACCAGCTGAGCGCGCCGCCGCAGGAGGATCCGTTCGCCCTGCCCCCTCCGCCCTCAGGAGCGGAGCAGGATCCGTTCGCCCTGCCCCCTCCGCCCTCAGGAGCGGAGCAGGATCTGTTCGCCCTGCCCCCTCCCGGCGATCCTCAGATGGACGCCGCGCCGCCCTCCTCCACCGCCTTCACCCTGCCCGAAGCGCAGGATCCCTCGCTGGAGATGGCGCCGCCGCACGCCTTCGCCTTCCCACCGCCTTCCGAGCCCGCCCCGAGCGAGCCGGATCCGTTCGCGGTGGACCTGTCGGATCCGCTGCCTCCACCGCCCGAGCCGGATCTCGGCCTCGACTTCAACGCGCCTCCTGCGCCTGCCGCGGCGGCCGCACCTGCGCCCGCCTCCGCGCCCGTGAACATCGGCACGGACTTCGGGGACATCGGCTTCGGCGATCCCTTGCCTCCAGCCGGCCCCCCCGCGGCCGACTCGCTCGAGTTCGACCCGACGGCTCCCTCGGGCCCCGCGCCTGGGGATGACCTCGAGGTGGACCTCTCCGCGCCCCTTCCGCCTCCGCCCGCCGCAGGCACCACGGACGGCTTGGAGATGCTCAGCTTCATCGACGACGCGGCCAAGGACAGCACCGCCAAGGCCGGCGCCAAGGCGAAGCGCTTCCACGTCCGCCGCCGCTCGGGCAAGGTCTTCGGCCCGTTCGAGGAGGGTGTGATCGTCAAGATGCTCGAGGAGGGACAGCTCCTGGGCAACGAGGACGTGTCCACCGACTCGGACAACTGGACGCCCATTGGCACGGTGGCCTCGTTCGCCGCCGCCATCCAGAAGCTGATGGAGGGCCCCGCCTCGAAGACGGGCCTGCCCGCGGTGGCTCCCAGCGGCGAGCCCGCCAAGGCGGAGCAGGCGGCCCCCGCGGCCAGCCCCGCCGCCAACCTCGACCGGGTGGCGCAGCTGTACGAAGGGCGCATGGCCAACATCGCGGTCGTGGACCGCTCCGGCGCCTACGAGAAGTGGCGCAAGCGCATGCCGATGCTCATCGGCTCGGGCGCGGCCCTGCTCGTGCTCATGATCGGCGGCAGCTTCGGCTTCACGAAGTACGGCGTCTTCGGCCACCGCAAGCTCTTCCCGCCCACCGTGAAGGAGGGCTCGCCCGCCGCCGCGGAGGTGGCCAAGGCGCGCACCGCGCTCACGCAGGACACCTTCGTCTCTTATAGGGAGGCGCGCGATCTCACCGCCCGGGTGCTGGCCACCAAGGAGTACCCGGAGGTGCGCGCCACCTGGTGCCAGGCCATCTACTACCTGCAGCGCCGCTACGCCGCCGCGGACACGAAGGACTTCTCCCGCTGCCAGGAGTCCCGTGAGGCCCTGGAACTGCTCGGCATCAAGAACGTGGAGGTCGTCAAGGCCTTCGCGGGCTACGCCCTCACCCGCCGTCAGGCGGACGAGATGCTGGAGACCTTGAAGGACGCCTACAGCCGCGAGGCCAACGCGCAGGATCTGGAGCTGGCCTTCCTGCTGGCAGAGACCCAGGCCCTCAAGCGCCAGGACAAGGAAGCCACCGCCACGCTGAACAAGATCCTCCAGATCGACAAGAACTCGGCCAAGGCCCAGCACATGCTCGGCAACCTGCACCGGGACGCGGGCCGCGCCGAGGAGGCTGTCAAAGCCTACGAGGCCGCGCTCCTGGCGGACCCGGCCCACGTCATCTCCGCGGTGGAGCTGGCCGCGGTAGAGCTGCTGCTCGTCAAGGGTGACCCGGCCAAGGGCCTGGAGGCCGTGGAGAAGGCGCTAGACGAGAAGGCCCTGGCGACGCTGGGCCCGGCGGAGATCGCCCGCGCCAAGAGCCTCAAGGGCGTGGCGCTCGCCGGGCAGTTCAAGTTCAAGGAGGCCGAGGCCGAGCTGAAGGACGCGATGGAGAAGGACCCGAGTTCCTCCTTCATCAAGGCCCAGTTGGCCCGCGCCCTGCGCGCCAACCGGGACTATGCCCGCGCCCTGCCGCTCTACGAGGCGCTGGCCAAGGAGGACCCGTCCACCATCGAGTACACCGAGGGCTACATCAGCTCGCTGCTGACACTGGGCAAGATGGCGGACGCGGTGAAGGCCGTGAAGGCCGCCAACGAGCGCTTCACCAACGACGCGCGCATCGCCCTGCTCTTCGCTCGCATCGACGACGCGCGTGACCAGACGACCGACGCCGAGGGCCACTACCAGCGCGCCCTGAAGGCGGACCCGAAGCTCTTCGAGGCCAACCTCTACCTGGGCCGCTTCTACCTGCGCCTGCGCCGCAACGCGGAGGCGCGCGCCCAACTGGAGCAGGCCGCCCAGAAGGCGCCCGAGGACGCTGGCGTGCGCGCGGGCATGGGCGAGCTGGCCCTCACCGAGAACAAGCTGGATGTGGCCCAGCAGGAGTTCGAGAAGTCCGCCCAGCTCAACCCCAGCCTCGCCGAGGCCTACCTGGGCCTGTCTCGCGTGGCGCTGCTCAACGGGGAGCTGGAGAAGGCCAACCAGAACTCCTCCAAGGCGCTGGAGTTGGATCCGTACCTGCTCAAGGATGGCCGCCTGCAGCGCGGCACGGTGCTCTGGCGCCTGGGCAAGCTGGACGACGCCGTGGCCGAGCTCGAGAAGGCCAAGGAGGAGGATCCCCGCTCCGTCTCCATCCCCATCACCCTGGGCGCGGTGCTCTACGAGAAGGCCGATTACCCCAACGCCGAGAAGAACCTCAGCCTGGCGCTCACCCGCGAGCCCTCCAACCACGAGGCCCTCTACTACCTGGCCCGCGTGAAGACGAAGCGCTCCGAGTACTCCGGCGCCATCGAGCAGATGAAGCTCGCGGTGGACAAGGCGCCCAGCCGGCCCGACTACCACTACGCGCTCGGCGAGATTTACAAGAAGGACGAGCGCTTCGCCGAAGCCATCGAGGAGTGGAAGAAGACGCTCGAGCTGGATCCGAAGAACGCTGACGCCTACGAGGCGCTCGGCCACGTGTACCTGGAGACGGGCAAGATCGAGGACGCCATCAAGTCCCTGGAGCAGGCGCTCGTGGTGGATCCCAAGCGCAAGCGCGTGCTCGGCGGCATTGGCGATGCCATCTTCAGCGCGGGCCGCTGGGACGAGGCCATCCGCCGCTACGAGAAGGCCCTCAAGGAAGCCCCGGAGCTCACCTACGTCTTCTACAAGATCGGCCGCTGCTGGTCGGAGAAGGAGCAGCACGGCAAGGCCATCGACTGGTACAAGAAGGCCATTGCCGCCGAGCCGAAGAACCCGGACGCCTACTACTACCTGGGCTTCTCCTATAAGGACCGGTTCAAGAAGAAGGACGCCGCTGCGGCCTTCCGCAAGTACTTGGAGCTGAAGCCCACCGCGGAAGACAAGAACGAGATCGAGGACGAGATCGCCGCCCTCGAGTAG
- a CDS encoding glycosyltransferase family 2 protein, with the protein MAAPYLSIVIPVYNEESIIAEAAAELCQGLDAHGWDYEVIFAENGSRDATPQLLERMCAENPRLHWFHSERPNYGAALKAGILKARGTYVVCDEIDLCDLTFYSAALPRLERGEADMVVGSKAAKGASDQRPIIRRVATRVHNKLLKVTLGFRGTDTHGLKAFRRKALMPVIAKCVVDMDVFASEFVIRAWREGLKVMEIPIQLHEKRQPSVHLFKRVPNVLKNVGKLVYVIRIRGT; encoded by the coding sequence ATGGCCGCCCCGTACCTCTCCATCGTCATCCCCGTCTACAACGAGGAGTCCATCATCGCCGAGGCTGCGGCCGAGTTGTGCCAGGGCTTGGACGCGCACGGGTGGGACTACGAGGTCATCTTCGCGGAGAACGGCTCGCGCGACGCCACGCCTCAGCTCCTCGAGCGGATGTGCGCCGAGAACCCGCGTCTGCACTGGTTCCACTCGGAGCGGCCCAACTACGGCGCGGCGCTCAAGGCCGGCATCCTCAAGGCCCGGGGCACCTATGTGGTGTGCGATGAGATCGACCTGTGCGATTTGACCTTCTACTCCGCCGCACTGCCCCGGCTGGAGCGGGGCGAGGCGGACATGGTCGTCGGCTCCAAGGCCGCCAAGGGCGCCAGTGACCAGCGGCCCATCATCCGGCGCGTGGCCACCCGGGTGCACAACAAGCTGCTGAAGGTGACGCTGGGCTTCCGGGGCACCGACACGCACGGCCTCAAGGCGTTCCGGCGCAAGGCGCTCATGCCCGTCATTGCCAAGTGCGTGGTGGACATGGATGTGTTCGCCAGCGAGTTCGTCATCCGCGCCTGGCGCGAGGGCCTGAAGGTGATGGAGATCCCCATCCAGCTCCACGAGAAGCGCCAGCCCTCGGTTCACCTCTTCAAGCGCGTCCCCAACGTGCTGAAGAACGTGGGCAAGCTCGTCTACGTCATCCGCATCCGAGGCACCTGA
- a CDS encoding polysaccharide deacetylase family protein, producing the protein MALRLACISVDLDSLHHYCRIHGLPESVLDARARGLVYSTAVPRFRELLRSVGAPGTFFAIGEDLADARSAEALRDAHRAGIEVGNHSYSHDYALTRRAPESIREELVRGEEAILAATGTRPVGFRAPGYTLNAALYAATAERGYLYGSSTFPAAPYYAAKAAVMGALALAGRPSRSILDSPRVLLAPRTPYRPDPSQPYRRGTGPVLELPMAVTPGVRLPFIGTFVATLPLPAVHAAWHACRRDTLFNFELHAVDVLDANDGIPPQLVRQQRDLRVSSTRKMERLAAIFRWLKEDADLVTLRVAAERLAPTV; encoded by the coding sequence GTGGCTCTCCGGCTGGCGTGCATCTCCGTCGACCTGGATTCGCTGCACCACTACTGCCGCATCCACGGTCTGCCCGAGTCCGTGCTGGACGCGCGTGCCCGAGGGCTCGTGTACTCCACCGCCGTGCCGCGCTTCCGGGAGCTGCTCCGGTCCGTGGGTGCGCCCGGGACGTTCTTTGCCATCGGGGAAGATCTGGCAGACGCCCGGTCCGCCGAGGCGCTTCGGGACGCCCACCGCGCGGGCATCGAGGTGGGAAACCACAGCTACTCGCACGACTACGCGCTCACCCGGCGCGCTCCCGAGTCCATCCGCGAGGAACTGGTCCGGGGCGAGGAGGCCATCCTCGCCGCCACGGGCACCCGGCCCGTCGGCTTCCGCGCTCCCGGCTACACGCTCAATGCCGCCCTCTACGCAGCCACGGCCGAGCGTGGCTACCTCTATGGCTCGTCCACCTTCCCGGCCGCGCCGTACTACGCAGCCAAGGCCGCGGTGATGGGCGCGCTGGCGCTGGCGGGGCGTCCGTCGCGTTCGATATTGGACAGTCCCCGGGTGCTGCTGGCGCCTCGCACGCCGTACCGGCCGGACCCTTCGCAGCCCTACCGGCGGGGCACCGGGCCGGTGTTGGAGCTGCCCATGGCGGTAACGCCGGGCGTGCGCCTGCCCTTCATCGGCACCTTCGTGGCGACGCTGCCCCTGCCCGCCGTTCACGCCGCGTGGCACGCGTGCCGCCGTGACACACTCTTCAACTTCGAGCTCCACGCCGTGGACGTGCTCGATGCCAACGATGGGATTCCTCCGCAACTGGTCCGCCAGCAGCGCGACTTGCGCGTGTCCTCGACCCGGAAGATGGAGCGGCTCGCGGCCATCTTCCGCTGGCTGAAGGAGGACGCGGACCTGGTCACCCTCCGTGTGGCCGCCGAGCGGCTTGCTCCCACCGTCTGA
- a CDS encoding lysophospholipid acyltransferase family protein: MFEALGDKVRQRLKGWTEQMAGQERKEQLQALTRTENEYGVDPFGFNLDFSLAAAAPLLWLYRKYFRVETYGIEKVPRGRVLLISNHSGQLPLDGAMICVAMMMEASPPRAVRSMVEKWVPTLPYISTLFARVGQIVGTPENCRRLLESDEAILVFPEGARGISKLWPQRYQLQEFGLGFMRLALETNTPIVPVAVIGAEEQAPALLDIKPVAKLLGFPSFPVTPTGLPFPLPTKYRLYFGDPLYFTGRPDDEDSELDKKVRTVKTAIQGMIHQGLKERRGIFW; this comes from the coding sequence ATGTTCGAGGCGCTTGGCGACAAGGTCCGGCAGCGGCTCAAGGGCTGGACGGAGCAGATGGCGGGCCAGGAGCGCAAGGAGCAGCTCCAGGCACTCACGCGGACGGAGAACGAGTACGGGGTGGACCCCTTCGGGTTCAACCTCGACTTCAGCCTCGCGGCGGCGGCGCCTCTGCTCTGGCTCTACCGCAAGTACTTCCGCGTGGAGACCTACGGCATCGAGAAGGTTCCCCGTGGCCGCGTCCTCCTCATCTCCAACCACTCAGGCCAGCTCCCCCTGGATGGCGCGATGATCTGCGTGGCCATGATGATGGAGGCCTCGCCCCCCCGCGCCGTTCGCAGCATGGTGGAGAAGTGGGTGCCCACCCTGCCGTATATCTCCACGCTGTTCGCCCGCGTGGGGCAGATCGTCGGCACCCCGGAGAACTGCCGGCGCCTGCTGGAGTCCGACGAGGCCATCCTCGTCTTCCCCGAGGGCGCTCGCGGCATCTCCAAGCTGTGGCCCCAGCGCTACCAGCTCCAGGAGTTCGGTCTGGGCTTCATGCGCCTGGCCCTGGAGACGAACACGCCCATCGTCCCCGTGGCTGTCATCGGCGCCGAGGAGCAGGCCCCCGCGCTGCTGGACATCAAGCCCGTGGCCAAGCTGCTCGGGTTCCCCTCCTTCCCCGTCACGCCCACCGGGCTGCCCTTCCCGCTGCCCACCAAGTACCGCCTCTACTTCGGAGATCCGCTGTACTTCACCGGCCGCCCGGATGATGAGGACTCCGAGCTGGACAAGAAGGTGCGCACCGTGAAGACCGCCATCCAGGGGATGATTCACCAGGGACTCAAGGAACGCCGGGGCATCTTCTGGTGA